Proteins from a single region of Corynebacterium casei LMG S-19264:
- a CDS encoding carboxylesterase/lipase family protein, with amino-acid sequence MSNDERNLSGDQPQPNGDYFSDQVEREISVTAAKAAAEAARRRAKEAIAAAAEQSRGEKLTIKTNSGWVHGRLEDVDGKFIRSWRGIPFGADTSGPNRFRAPQPVEPWEGIRYCNEFGPVAPQPTYSWHDRIIGSEDCLHLDVVRPDTDEELPVVVYFHGGSFIVGSSHMLMLRGFQLAEAMNVVYVSINFRLGALGYLDLRSLSDDCVANPAVMDQLLALQWVQDNISAFGGDPNSVTAMGESAGGAAVLTLMASPAAKGLFHRAIAQSSPVGMIHSRTQSTWWARELVKRMALPRGSTVDALREAEGADIVRAGQSMMWRNGEILHLNSSYSPTVDGDLIPDHPLEVFARGEQMDIPLLIGTNSDEASFSKFVFQREHIRQRAALRLLASYDEDNAPGVVEAYGGAANRSEFAELLADALFWAPSIRVAQSHALKNSTWMYRFSYASKALRALGLGAMHSMELSNVFGDLSASRASLLLKMGSSEEMEELTVVMQRHWANFIHFGRPGDDWPIYTTSASDAKENKHPAPDAERHGLALQGKPPVHRATMVFDVPHTVVYDPRGERRKAWNDYNMLEWGLGRPDILAKIEFLIEGLSP; translated from the coding sequence ATGAGTAATGATGAACGCAACTTGTCAGGCGACCAGCCACAGCCAAACGGTGATTATTTCTCTGACCAAGTTGAACGCGAAATTTCCGTAACCGCTGCTAAGGCCGCAGCCGAAGCCGCTCGTCGGCGTGCGAAAGAGGCAATTGCCGCTGCTGCCGAGCAGTCGCGCGGTGAAAAGCTCACCATTAAAACCAACAGTGGTTGGGTACATGGCCGCCTCGAGGACGTTGACGGAAAATTCATACGCTCCTGGCGCGGCATTCCTTTCGGCGCTGACACCTCCGGCCCCAATCGCTTTCGTGCTCCTCAACCGGTCGAGCCGTGGGAGGGGATTCGATATTGCAACGAGTTTGGTCCCGTAGCGCCGCAGCCGACTTATTCTTGGCATGACCGGATCATCGGCAGTGAAGATTGCCTGCACTTGGACGTGGTGCGCCCCGATACGGATGAGGAGCTACCGGTTGTGGTCTATTTCCATGGCGGGTCATTCATTGTTGGTTCCTCTCACATGTTGATGCTTCGCGGGTTTCAGCTGGCTGAGGCCATGAATGTGGTTTATGTGTCGATTAATTTCCGTCTTGGCGCTTTAGGTTATCTGGATTTGCGATCTCTTTCCGATGACTGCGTGGCCAATCCAGCAGTCATGGATCAGCTTTTGGCGTTGCAGTGGGTCCAGGACAATATCTCAGCCTTCGGCGGCGATCCGAATAGCGTGACCGCGATGGGCGAGTCGGCGGGTGGCGCTGCGGTTTTGACGTTGATGGCAAGTCCAGCGGCGAAGGGCCTGTTCCATCGCGCCATCGCGCAGTCTTCGCCGGTGGGCATGATCCATTCGCGGACTCAGTCGACGTGGTGGGCTAGGGAGCTGGTCAAGCGCATGGCCTTGCCGCGTGGCTCGACCGTTGATGCATTGCGGGAGGCTGAGGGCGCGGACATTGTGCGCGCTGGGCAGTCCATGATGTGGCGCAATGGTGAGATTTTGCATTTGAACTCCTCCTATTCGCCAACGGTTGATGGAGATTTGATTCCGGACCACCCTCTGGAGGTCTTTGCACGCGGCGAGCAGATGGATATTCCGCTGCTGATTGGCACCAATAGTGATGAGGCCAGCTTTTCCAAGTTCGTCTTTCAGCGCGAGCACATTCGCCAGCGCGCGGCCCTGCGGCTGTTGGCTTCTTATGATGAAGACAATGCGCCCGGGGTGGTGGAAGCTTACGGTGGTGCAGCAAACCGTTCCGAGTTTGCAGAGTTGCTTGCCGATGCCCTCTTCTGGGCGCCGTCGATTCGGGTTGCGCAGTCCCATGCTTTGAAGAACTCGACGTGGATGTATCGCTTCTCCTATGCGTCGAAGGCGTTGCGTGCGTTGGGCCTGGGGGCGATGCACTCGATGGAGCTGTCGAATGTATTTGGTGACTTGAGTGCCTCCCGGGCGTCGTTGTTGCTGAAGATGGGCAGCTCGGAAGAAATGGAAGAACTGACCGTGGTGATGCAGCGTCATTGGGCGAACTTCATCCACTTCGGCCGCCCTGGTGATGACTGGCCGATTTATACGACCTCGGCATCGGATGCAAAAGAAAACAAGCACCCGGCACCGGATGCTGAGCGCCATGGCCTGGCGTTGCAAGGAAAGCCGCCGGTGCACCGGGCCACCATGGTCTTTGATGTGCCGCACACGGTGGTTTATGACCCGCGGGGAGAGCGCCGGAAGGCATGGAATGACTACAACATGTTGGAGTGGGGACTTGGCCGACCAGATATCTTGGCAAAAATCGAGTTCTTAATCGAAGGATTAAGCCCATAG